One region of Marivirga arenosa genomic DNA includes:
- a CDS encoding DUF2905 domain-containing protein, with protein sequence MNNNLGKYLIIIGGLIILVGILIYFFHDKLQWLGNLPGDIRIERENFRFYFPLTTMLLASLVISILIRLYRYFF encoded by the coding sequence ATGAATAATAATCTTGGTAAATATTTAATAATAATAGGCGGACTTATCATATTAGTCGGAATTTTGATCTACTTTTTCCATGATAAACTTCAATGGTTAGGAAACCTACCTGGAGATATTAGAATTGAAAGAGAAAATTTCAGGTTTTACTTTCCTTTGACCACCATGTTACTCGCCAGTTTGGTGATTTCAATTTTAATACGCTTATATAGATATTTCTTCTAA
- a CDS encoding DUF4249 domain-containing protein gives MKNNLKFILFSLILLSACQKEVDLKIDENESKIVLNAWFKTEQHPVVEVNRSTFIFDKRGTDIIQNAEVILFENNEDIGFLEHFGSGFYQNENIKIKPDTEYKIVAKVDGFEDVTAIEKSLMKFNDSEYEFEYESFSNPAGSNYQSLSDIKITLKDNSSSEDIYLFLVKDTNKSWSNENPYDTLYNEFITNLNSSDTQIEYIYSPGLGQMQILRDELFNGNDYTINFRTNDLRKYEYSDEERSYISQNVIEIHKISKSFYLYLKSIENNQYPDPFTEPSQIYTNVENGYGILATSTVSRIQVDEFTEELNE, from the coding sequence CGATGAAAATGAATCCAAAATAGTATTAAATGCCTGGTTTAAAACTGAACAACACCCTGTTGTAGAAGTAAATCGATCAACTTTTATTTTTGACAAAAGAGGAACTGACATCATTCAAAATGCAGAAGTAATCTTGTTTGAAAATAACGAGGATATTGGCTTTTTGGAGCACTTTGGTTCAGGTTTTTATCAGAATGAAAACATTAAAATTAAACCCGATACAGAATACAAGATCGTTGCGAAAGTTGATGGTTTTGAAGATGTTACAGCAATCGAAAAATCATTAATGAAATTTAATGATAGTGAATATGAATTTGAATATGAATCGTTTTCAAACCCTGCTGGAAGTAATTATCAATCGCTATCAGATATTAAAATAACCCTGAAAGATAATAGCTCATCAGAAGACATCTACCTTTTCTTGGTAAAAGACACCAATAAAAGTTGGAGTAATGAGAATCCATACGACACGCTCTACAATGAATTTATTACCAATCTAAACTCATCCGATACTCAAATCGAGTATATCTATTCACCAGGTTTAGGGCAAATGCAAATTCTAAGAGATGAATTGTTTAATGGGAATGATTACACCATAAATTTCAGAACTAATGATTTAAGAAAATATGAATACAGTGATGAGGAACGCAGCTATATTTCTCAAAATGTAATTGAAATTCATAAAATTAGTAAATCCTTTTATTTGTATTTAAAAAGCATTGAAAATAATCAATATCCCGACCCCTTTACCGAGCCATCTCAAATTTACACGAATGTTGAAAATGGATATGGTATTTTGGCTACTTCTACAGTAAGTAGAATACAAGTTGATGAATTTACTGAAGAACTCAATGAATAA